Proteins from a single region of Streptomyces spinoverrucosus:
- a CDS encoding MarR family winged helix-turn-helix transcriptional regulator has protein sequence METETATRWLTDAEQCAWRTHLEVNRLLTYQLEKDLQPFGLTMNDYEILVNLSESDDLRMRMSDLASATLQSKSRLSHQITRMENADLVRRENCESDRRGLYAVLTDHGMETMQKVAPHHVASVRRHFIDLLPPESLTELEKALKPIAEHLRGHRGRP, from the coding sequence ATGGAGACCGAGACGGCCACGCGCTGGCTGACCGATGCGGAGCAGTGTGCCTGGCGCACCCACCTGGAGGTCAACAGGCTGTTGACGTACCAGCTCGAAAAGGACCTGCAGCCGTTCGGCCTGACGATGAACGACTACGAGATCCTGGTGAATCTCTCGGAGTCGGACGATTTGCGGATGCGGATGAGCGACCTGGCCTCCGCCACCTTGCAGTCCAAGAGCCGCCTCTCGCACCAGATCACCCGTATGGAGAACGCCGACCTGGTGCGGCGGGAGAACTGCGAGTCCGACCGCCGCGGGCTGTACGCGGTGCTCACCGACCACGGCATGGAGACGATGCAGAAGGTCGCTCCCCACCATGTGGCGTCCGTACGGAGGCACTTCATCGACCTGCTGCCCCCCGAGTCCCTCACGGAGCTCGAAAAGGCCCTGAAGCCCATCGCGGAACATCTGCGCGGGCACCGAGGCCGCCCCTGA
- a CDS encoding DUF3817 domain-containing protein encodes MDLKTATALRRLRLVSAPEAVSFLILLVCSVLKRTTEFNAVPVMGAIHGVLFILYVIFWADAWNRSKWSFRTAALYFVLSVLPTGGFFAERKLRREAEDAVIADRARKEGVVNA; translated from the coding sequence GTGGATCTCAAGACCGCCACCGCCCTCCGCCGCCTCCGCCTGGTCTCGGCCCCGGAGGCCGTGTCCTTCCTGATCCTGCTCGTCTGCTCGGTGCTGAAGCGGACCACGGAATTCAACGCGGTCCCCGTGATGGGCGCGATCCACGGCGTCCTGTTCATCCTGTACGTGATCTTCTGGGCCGACGCCTGGAACCGCAGCAAGTGGTCCTTCAGGACAGCCGCCCTCTACTTCGTCCTCTCCGTGCTCCCCACCGGCGGCTTCTTCGCCGAGCGCAAGCTCCGCCGCGAGGCCGAGGACGCGGTGATCGCGGACCGCGCCCGCAAGGAAGGGGTCGTGAACGCGTGA
- a CDS encoding AIM24 family protein, whose amino-acid sequence MFRLQGSKVLAVDMTGDAVKAKNGSMVAYDGQMAFKKLSGGGEGIRGMVTRRITGEQMTLMEVKGQGTCWFADRASEINLVSLRGDKLYVESSNLLATDGGLRTGTSFTGLRGASQGNGLFTTTVEGHGQAAIMSDGPAVVLRVSAQYPLTVDPGAYVAHQGNLRQSFQSGVTFRTLIGEGGGEAFQMRFEGDGLVYVQPSERNTIAGDV is encoded by the coding sequence ATGTTCCGACTTCAAGGCAGCAAGGTGCTTGCCGTCGACATGACCGGTGACGCCGTGAAGGCGAAGAACGGGTCGATGGTCGCGTACGACGGACAGATGGCCTTCAAGAAGCTGAGCGGCGGCGGTGAGGGCATACGGGGGATGGTGACCCGGCGCATCACCGGTGAGCAGATGACCCTTATGGAGGTGAAGGGGCAGGGGACGTGCTGGTTCGCGGACCGGGCCTCGGAGATCAACCTGGTGAGTCTCCGGGGCGACAAGCTGTACGTGGAGTCGAGCAACCTGCTGGCGACCGACGGCGGGCTGCGCACCGGCACGTCCTTCACGGGGCTGCGCGGCGCCTCGCAGGGGAACGGGCTGTTCACGACGACCGTCGAGGGGCACGGGCAGGCGGCGATCATGTCGGACGGGCCGGCTGTGGTGCTGCGGGTGAGCGCGCAGTATCCGCTGACCGTGGATCCGGGGGCGTATGTGGCGCATCAGGGGAATCTGCGGCAGTCGTTCCAGTCCGGTGTGACGTTTCGCACATTGATCGGTGAGGGTGGGGGCGAGGCCTTCCAGATGCGGTTCGAGGGGGACGGGCTCGTGTACGTCCAGCCCAGTGAGCGGAACACGATCGCGGGGGACGTGTGA
- a CDS encoding PepSY domain-containing protein: protein MKRNIVIAAVVATAVIGGGTTLAFAGGGGDTSGTAGTSSASASADAVNVGERDDDGSGGGERGAKVTAAEAIEAALKARPGTAVSAELDDDGSDDSDDDSDDGDDRGDDRRGWEVEVLGQGTTSYTVHVDPASGKVLGTETDRDDDDDRDDRAALKGTGVTAMEAANAASAKGFVTSVDLDDDDRVQSWDVETRDDDGKRGDWNVDLKSGQVTADRADDDRDDRDGRDGHADDGRGKQQVQDDDNSDDDNGNDSDGNDSDDDRGDDRGED, encoded by the coding sequence ATGAAGCGCAACATCGTCATCGCCGCCGTGGTCGCGACTGCCGTGATCGGCGGTGGTACGACGCTGGCGTTCGCGGGTGGTGGCGGCGACACGTCGGGGACAGCGGGTACGTCGTCGGCGTCCGCGTCCGCCGACGCGGTGAACGTCGGTGAGCGGGACGACGACGGCAGCGGCGGCGGCGAGCGTGGCGCGAAGGTGACGGCCGCGGAGGCCATCGAGGCGGCGCTGAAGGCGCGGCCGGGGACCGCGGTGTCGGCGGAGCTGGACGACGACGGATCCGACGACTCCGACGACGACAGCGACGACGGTGACGACCGGGGCGACGACCGGCGGGGCTGGGAGGTCGAGGTGCTGGGTCAGGGCACGACCTCGTACACGGTGCACGTGGACCCGGCGTCGGGGAAGGTGCTCGGGACGGAGACCGACCGGGACGATGACGACGACCGGGACGACCGGGCCGCGCTGAAGGGCACCGGGGTCACGGCGATGGAGGCGGCGAACGCCGCGTCCGCTAAGGGGTTCGTGACGTCGGTCGACCTGGATGACGACGACCGGGTTCAGTCGTGGGACGTGGAGACCCGCGACGACGACGGCAAGCGCGGTGACTGGAACGTCGACTTGAAGTCGGGGCAGGTCACTGCGGACCGTGCGGACGACGACCGGGACGACCGGGACGGCCGTGACGGCCACGCCGACGACGGTCGGGGCAAGCAGCAGGTTCAGGACGACGACAACAGCGACGACGACAACGGCAACGACAGTGACGGCAACGACAGTGACGACGACCGGGGTGACGACCGCGGGGAGGACTGA
- a CDS encoding response regulator transcription factor, with protein MRLLIVEDEKRLALSLAKGLTAEGYAVDVVHDGREGLHMATESPYDLIVLDIMLPGMNGYRVCSALRAAGNDVPILMLTAKDGEYDEAEGLDTGADDYLTKPFSYVVLVARIRALLRRRGQHGASPILTVGPLRVDTAARRVTRDGDEFALTAKEFAVLEQLAVRAGEVVSKAEILEHVWDFAYEGDPNIVEVYVSALRRKLGAGLIRTVRGAGYRLEAPR; from the coding sequence ATGCGGCTGCTGATCGTGGAGGACGAGAAACGCCTCGCGCTGTCCCTGGCCAAGGGCCTGACGGCGGAGGGCTACGCCGTGGACGTCGTCCACGACGGCCGGGAGGGCCTGCACATGGCGACCGAGTCGCCGTACGACCTGATCGTCCTCGACATCATGCTCCCCGGCATGAACGGCTACCGCGTCTGCTCCGCCCTGCGCGCCGCCGGCAACGACGTACCGATCCTGATGCTCACCGCCAAGGACGGCGAGTACGACGAGGCGGAGGGCCTGGACACGGGCGCCGACGACTATCTGACCAAGCCGTTCTCGTACGTCGTCCTGGTCGCCCGCATCCGGGCCCTGCTGCGCCGCCGCGGCCAGCACGGCGCCTCACCGATCCTCACGGTCGGCCCCCTCCGCGTCGACACCGCCGCCCGCCGGGTCACCCGGGACGGCGACGAGTTCGCCCTGACCGCCAAGGAGTTCGCCGTACTGGAGCAGCTCGCGGTGCGGGCCGGCGAGGTGGTCTCCAAGGCGGAGATCCTGGAACACGTCTGGGACTTCGCCTACGAGGGCGATCCGAACATCGTCGAGGTGTACGTCAGCGCACTGCGCCGCAAGCTGGGCGCCGGGCTGATCCGGACGGTGCGCGGCGCCGGGTACCGGCTGGAGGCGCCGAGATGA
- a CDS encoding sensor histidine kinase has protein sequence MRRLFGSVRARATLGATVVVAVALVAAGAAVLLSLYSNLTEQAGTEAERSARAVAADLAGGKPYDQLSLDDDDRPVQVVDEDGRLVAASEGLERISGTGTDAVRPEKRTPPAREPGTGSGDDDSDDADDADYSDDSDDDSSDDSDDDSSDDSSGGATLQPGEIAEDASITDGSATIDGESADYRFAEVAVEVPGQGTFTVYAGGPLAAEQNAVSTAQTVMLIGFPLLLGVVAGVTWLVTGRALHPVEGIRREMAEITASEDLTRRVPEPGTHDEVARLARTTNETLAALETSVERQRRFVADASHELRSPIASLRTQLEVAAAHPELLDLDGAVEDTVRLQRLAADLLLLARLDAGERPTDTRVDLAELAREQAAGRKGVTVEAESLEVAGSRGQLGRVLANLLDNAQRHARSAVTVAVRRDGDRAVVQVVDDGDGVPEVDRERIFQRFVRLDAARSRDEGGAGLGLAIARDVAARHGGTLAVHDAPAGGALFELRLPLA, from the coding sequence ATGAGACGCCTGTTCGGTTCCGTGCGGGCCCGGGCCACGCTCGGCGCCACCGTCGTCGTCGCCGTGGCGCTGGTCGCCGCGGGCGCCGCCGTACTGCTCTCCCTGTACTCCAACCTGACCGAGCAGGCCGGTACGGAAGCGGAACGCTCGGCGCGCGCCGTCGCGGCCGACCTGGCCGGCGGCAAGCCGTACGACCAGTTGTCCCTGGACGACGACGACCGCCCCGTCCAGGTCGTCGACGAGGACGGCCGGCTGGTCGCGGCCAGCGAGGGCCTGGAGCGGATCTCCGGCACCGGAACGGACGCCGTACGGCCCGAGAAGCGGACGCCGCCCGCCCGCGAGCCGGGCACCGGTTCCGGCGACGACGACTCGGACGATGCGGACGACGCGGACTACTCCGACGACTCGGACGACGACTCCTCCGACGACTCGGACGACGACTCCTCCGACGACTCCTCAGGGGGCGCCACCCTCCAGCCGGGCGAGATCGCCGAGGACGCGTCCATCACGGACGGCTCCGCGACGATCGACGGCGAGTCGGCGGACTACCGCTTCGCCGAGGTGGCGGTCGAAGTCCCCGGCCAGGGCACGTTCACCGTGTACGCGGGCGGTCCGCTGGCCGCCGAGCAGAACGCCGTGAGCACCGCGCAGACCGTCATGCTGATCGGCTTCCCGCTGCTGCTCGGTGTCGTCGCCGGCGTGACCTGGCTGGTCACAGGGCGCGCGCTGCACCCGGTCGAGGGCATCCGGCGCGAGATGGCGGAGATCACCGCCTCCGAGGACCTCACCCGACGGGTCCCCGAACCGGGGACCCACGACGAGGTCGCCCGCCTCGCCCGCACCACCAACGAGACGCTGGCCGCCCTGGAGACCTCGGTGGAACGCCAGCGGCGTTTCGTCGCCGACGCCTCGCACGAGCTGCGCAGCCCCATCGCCTCCTTGCGCACCCAGCTCGAAGTGGCCGCCGCGCATCCGGAGTTGCTGGACCTGGACGGCGCGGTCGAGGACACGGTACGACTGCAAAGGCTCGCCGCCGATCTGCTGCTGCTCGCCCGGCTGGACGCGGGGGAGCGGCCCACCGACACCCGGGTCGACCTGGCTGAGCTGGCGCGTGAACAGGCCGCGGGCCGCAAGGGCGTGACGGTCGAGGCGGAGTCCCTCGAAGTGGCCGGATCGCGCGGTCAACTGGGGCGGGTGCTGGCCAACCTGCTGGACAACGCCCAGCGGCACGCCCGCTCGGCGGTCACCGTGGCCGTACGGCGGGACGGGGACCGGGCGGTCGTCCAGGTCGTGGACGACGGGGACGGCGTACCCGAGGTGGACCGCGAGCGGATCTTCCAGCGGTTCGTACGGCTGGACGCGGCCCGCAGCCGGGACGAGGGCGGCGCCGGTCTGGGCCTCGCCATCGCCCGTGACGTGGCCGCCCGCCACGGCGGCACCCTCGCGGTCCATGACGCGCCGGCAGGCGGCGCCCTGTTCGAACTCCGCCTGCCGCTCGCCTAG
- a CDS encoding AIM24 family protein, whose translation MTYGTPGAGPVVHDPVTLPADDNVNAYTFCVELKGSQWFLQKGKMIAYYGSIEFNGVGHGRLDRLVRTSFHSPLHAADWVVAEGSGKMLLADRAFDVNSYDLEDGNLTIRSGNLLAFQPTLALKQSIVPGFLTLIGTGKFVAASNGPVVFMEPPIRVDPQALVGWADCPSPCHHYDHGYMTGVMGGLRAMTGLGGASGEEHQFEFAGAGTVLLQSTETLMAEQATGTVPHQAGVPGGGGVTGGHGTQAGAPRLPGQLGDLQRRFGL comes from the coding sequence GTGACCTACGGAACCCCGGGCGCCGGGCCCGTCGTGCACGACCCGGTGACGCTGCCCGCCGACGACAACGTGAACGCGTACACCTTCTGCGTGGAGCTCAAGGGGAGCCAGTGGTTCCTGCAGAAGGGGAAGATGATCGCCTACTACGGCTCGATCGAGTTCAACGGCGTGGGGCACGGGCGATTGGACCGACTTGTCCGTACGTCGTTCCATTCGCCTCTGCACGCCGCGGACTGGGTCGTGGCGGAGGGCTCGGGGAAGATGCTCCTCGCCGACCGGGCCTTCGACGTGAATTCGTACGACCTGGAGGACGGCAATCTGACCATTCGCTCGGGCAACCTGCTCGCTTTTCAGCCAACTCTGGCACTGAAGCAGTCGATCGTGCCGGGCTTTCTCACGCTCATCGGAACCGGAAAGTTCGTGGCCGCATCTAACGGTCCGGTGGTGTTCATGGAGCCGCCGATCCGGGTGGACCCGCAAGCGCTTGTCGGCTGGGCCGACTGCCCCTCGCCGTGCCACCACTACGACCATGGCTACATGACGGGCGTAATGGGCGGTCTACGTGCGATGACAGGCCTCGGCGGGGCCTCCGGGGAGGAGCATCAGTTCGAGTTCGCGGGAGCGGGTACGGTGCTGCTCCAGTCGACCGAGACCCTGATGGCCGAGCAGGCCACGGGGACGGTCCCGCACCAGGCCGGTGTGCCCGGCGGTGGCGGGGTGACCGGAGGGCACGGGACGCAAGCCGGCGCACCGCGCCTTCCCGGACAGCTGGGGGACCTCCAGCGTCGCTTCGGGCTGTGA
- a CDS encoding AIM24 family protein, with protein sequence MGFREVNSKMVEATVMPGQRLFSQRGAMLAYKGEVSFTPNMSGGQGGIMSMIGRRVANEDTPLMTVEGSGTVLFGHGGHHVQVINLAGDTLCVEADRLLAFEGSLQQGTMFMGAQGGVMGMVRGQVTGQGLFTTTLKGHGAVAVMAHGGVFEIPISPQRPVHVDPQAYVAHHGDVRNKLSTALGWRDMVGRGSGEAFQLELSGSGAVYVQASEEKL encoded by the coding sequence ATGGGCTTCCGCGAGGTCAATTCGAAGATGGTCGAGGCGACCGTCATGCCCGGGCAGCGGCTGTTCAGTCAGCGCGGCGCCATGCTCGCCTACAAGGGCGAGGTGTCCTTCACGCCCAACATGAGCGGTGGGCAGGGCGGGATCATGTCGATGATCGGACGGCGGGTCGCGAACGAGGACACGCCCCTGATGACCGTCGAGGGCAGCGGCACCGTGCTGTTCGGGCACGGCGGGCACCACGTGCAGGTGATCAACCTCGCCGGGGACACGCTCTGCGTCGAGGCCGACCGGCTGCTCGCCTTCGAGGGGAGCCTGCAGCAGGGGACGATGTTCATGGGCGCGCAGGGCGGGGTCATGGGGATGGTGCGGGGTCAGGTCACCGGGCAGGGACTGTTCACGACCACGCTCAAGGGGCATGGGGCCGTGGCCGTGATGGCTCATGGCGGTGTGTTCGAGATTCCGATCAGCCCGCAGCGGCCGGTGCACGTCGACCCGCAGGCCTATGTCGCCCACCACGGCGACGTGCGCAACAAGCTGTCGACCGCGCTGGGCTGGCGGGACATGGTGGGGCGCGGCTCCGGCGAGGCGTTCCAGCTGGAGCTGAGCGGCAGCGGCGCGGTGTACGTCCAGGCCTCGGAGGAGAAGCTGTGA
- the meaB gene encoding methylmalonyl Co-A mutase-associated GTPase MeaB, protein MQDVSTLVAQAREGRPRAVARLISLVEGASPQLREVMATLAPLTGGAYVVGLTGSPGVGKSTSTSALVTAYRKQGKRVGVLAVDPSSPFSGGALLGDRVRMSEHASDPGVYIRSMATRGHLGGLAWAAPQAIRVLDAAGCDVILVETVGVGQSEVEIASQADTSVVLLAPGMGDGIQAAKAGILEIGDVYVVNKADRDGADATARELNHMLGLGESRAPGDWRPPIVKTVAARGEGIDEVLEALEKHRAWMEERGVLTERRLARASREVETIAVTALRERIADLHGDRRLSALAERIVAGELDPYRAADELVAGVTDGA, encoded by the coding sequence ATGCAGGACGTCTCCACACTGGTGGCCCAGGCGAGGGAGGGCCGGCCGCGTGCCGTGGCCCGGCTGATCTCCCTGGTGGAGGGGGCGTCCCCGCAGCTCAGGGAGGTCATGGCGACCCTGGCCCCGCTGACGGGCGGGGCCTACGTGGTCGGCCTGACCGGCTCCCCGGGCGTCGGCAAGTCCACCTCGACCTCGGCGCTGGTGACGGCGTACCGCAAACAGGGCAAGCGGGTCGGCGTCCTGGCGGTCGACCCGTCGTCCCCGTTCTCCGGCGGGGCCCTGCTGGGCGACCGGGTCCGGATGTCGGAGCACGCCTCCGACCCCGGCGTCTACATCCGCTCCATGGCCACCCGGGGCCACCTCGGCGGCCTGGCCTGGGCCGCGCCGCAGGCGATCCGCGTCCTGGACGCGGCGGGCTGCGACGTGATCCTGGTGGAGACGGTGGGCGTGGGCCAGTCGGAGGTGGAGATCGCCTCGCAGGCCGACACCTCCGTCGTCCTCCTCGCCCCCGGCATGGGCGACGGCATCCAGGCGGCCAAGGCCGGAATCCTGGAGATCGGCGACGTCTACGTCGTCAACAAGGCCGACCGCGACGGCGCCGACGCCACGGCCCGCGAACTGAACCACATGCTCGGCCTCGGCGAATCCCGCGCCCCCGGCGACTGGCGCCCACCGATCGTCAAGACGGTCGCGGCACGGGGTGAGGGCATCGACGAGGTCCTGGAGGCGCTGGAGAAGCACCGCGCCTGGATGGAGGAACGGGGCGTCCTGACCGAACGCCGCCTGGCCCGCGCCTCCCGCGAGGTCGAGACGATCGCGGTAACTGCCCTGCGCGAACGCATCGCCGACCTCCACGGCGACCGCCGCCTGAGCGCGCTGGCGGAGCGGATAGTCGCCGGGGAGCTGGATCCTTATCGGGCGGCGGATGAGCTGGTGGCGGGGGTGACGGACGGGGCATGA